A single window of Methanoregula sp. DNA harbors:
- a CDS encoding ATP-binding cassette domain-containing protein: MSSIILEARDIRYRYPRGMEAICGISFHVKKREKIALVGPNGAGKSTLLAMLNGMIRPDSGILLFDNEPIRYDKSSLRILRKRVGFVLQNPDRQIIAPTVYQDVAFGPTNLGYHEREVKEAVTLALHHVGLEGFERRPPYQLSGGEKKRVAIAGVLAMDPDVLVFDEPTTGLDPSGSEDIMELLDELHHGGKTIIISTHDVELVYPWADRAILMLEGKILREDIPEVAFGNPECVRKAHLSLPTLLELYTELKIRGFPMPQKKPRTVLDMMHIIETLFQKTCSPVSPGVITICNVDKDNQESLAAWFTSKPKLSVGAMGTRAKQMAFYENIRLDFTYGVIDKCILKALLGEDTLIMTTESMVDRVYKRVESYGKESGMQIAVKPLTKGIVQKTDEFQQQP, translated from the coding sequence ATGAGCAGCATCATCCTTGAAGCACGGGATATCCGGTATCGTTACCCCCGTGGCATGGAGGCGATCTGCGGGATCAGTTTTCATGTTAAAAAAAGGGAGAAGATCGCACTTGTCGGACCCAACGGTGCAGGTAAATCAACACTCCTCGCGATGCTTAACGGGATGATCCGCCCCGACTCAGGAATATTGCTCTTTGACAATGAACCAATCCGGTATGATAAATCATCCTTGCGGATTCTGCGCAAACGTGTCGGTTTTGTTCTCCAGAACCCGGACCGGCAGATCATTGCACCTACGGTTTACCAGGATGTTGCATTCGGGCCGACCAATCTCGGTTATCATGAACGCGAAGTTAAGGAAGCAGTCACTTTAGCCCTGCACCATGTCGGGCTGGAAGGATTTGAACGTCGTCCCCCCTATCAGCTTTCGGGCGGGGAAAAGAAGCGAGTGGCAATTGCCGGGGTGCTTGCGATGGATCCCGACGTGCTTGTGTTTGACGAACCTACAACCGGCCTGGATCCCTCCGGTTCGGAAGATATAATGGAACTGCTGGATGAACTGCATCACGGAGGAAAAACAATCATTATATCCACTCATGATGTCGAACTTGTCTACCCGTGGGCTGATCGTGCCATACTGATGCTTGAGGGAAAAATCCTGCGGGAAGATATTCCCGAAGTGGCATTTGGCAATCCGGAATGCGTGCGAAAGGCGCATCTTTCCCTGCCCACCCTCCTTGAACTATATACCGAGCTGAAAATACGTGGTTTTCCAATGCCTCAAAAGAAACCCCGGACGGTGCTGGACATGATGCATATCATCGAAACTTTGTTCCAGAAAACCTGCAGCCCGGTCAGCCCTGGAGTGATAACGATCTGCAATGTCGATAAGGATAATCAGGAATCATTGGCGGCATGGTTTACCTCTAAACCAAAATTATCTGTCGGAGCAATGGGAACCCGTGCGAAACAAATGGCATTTTATGAAAATATACGGCTTGATTTTACCTATGGAGTCATTGACAAATGCATTCTTAAGGCACTTTTGGGAGAGGATACCCTAATTATGACGACAGAAAGCATGGTTGATCGAGTGTATAAACGGGTAGAATCCTATGGAAAAGAAAGCGGTATGCAGATCGCAGTTAAACCACTGACCAAGGGAATTGTTCAGAAAACCGATGAATTTCAGCAGCAACCATGA
- a CDS encoding energy-coupling factor ABC transporter substrate-binding protein — MMAHRYMLEILTAGAIIAFCLLFLYTSSVIKGAEFAGSDNVGSGLIAELSGKSVDDFAPLIPQWEPPSGEIEACLFALQAAVGGIFVGGVFGFWMGQKKKA; from the coding sequence ATGATGGCACACCGGTACATGCTGGAGATCCTCACTGCAGGTGCGATCATCGCATTCTGCCTTCTGTTCCTGTATACAAGTTCAGTCATAAAAGGCGCAGAATTTGCCGGTTCAGATAACGTGGGTTCGGGACTTATCGCAGAATTATCCGGAAAATCCGTTGATGATTTCGCCCCCCTAATCCCCCAGTGGGAGCCGCCAAGCGGGGAGATCGAAGCCTGCCTGTTTGCCCTGCAGGCCGCTGTCGGGGGTATTTTTGTGGGCGGGGTATTTGGTTTCTGGATGGGGCAGAAGAAGAAAGCCTAA
- the cbiQ gene encoding cobalt ECF transporter T component CbiQ, with product MFDELLEDIAQKNGLREVNTSVKLAAGLLGIFLCLISSGYPAPLIIALMLSAAVILLAKVDLKTYAELFIVPLWFAIFSAAVIVLISGGDHVYWSWSPLPYLSLSVSRGSINDGFFILCRVIGGMSAVCFIALTTPMTDLFIVMRRCRVPDFVIDLAMIIYRTIFILINQVRQIHNAQVMRLGYSTWRESIHSFASMCGAAFIASWDAGEDLIRAMDARCYDGKFALLGETRPVERIPLIAVIVFFSLSLAVVIFSRDITLI from the coding sequence ATGTTTGATGAGCTGCTGGAAGATATCGCCCAGAAAAACGGCCTCCGGGAAGTAAACACCTCTGTCAAGCTGGCAGCCGGTCTTCTGGGGATCTTTCTCTGTCTGATTTCATCAGGATATCCTGCCCCGCTCATCATCGCTCTCATGTTATCCGCTGCAGTGATCCTGCTTGCAAAGGTTGATTTGAAGACCTATGCGGAACTATTCATTGTCCCGTTATGGTTTGCCATCTTTAGTGCTGCTGTCATCGTTCTGATCTCGGGCGGGGACCATGTGTACTGGAGTTGGAGCCCCCTGCCATATCTCTCGCTATCCGTCAGCCGCGGGAGTATCAATGATGGTTTTTTTATCCTCTGTCGTGTGATTGGGGGTATGTCAGCAGTCTGTTTCATTGCGCTCACCACTCCCATGACCGATCTCTTCATCGTGATGAGGAGGTGCAGGGTCCCGGATTTTGTGATCGATCTTGCCATGATAATCTACCGGACCATCTTCATTCTTATTAACCAGGTACGGCAGATCCACAATGCGCAGGTGATGCGCCTTGGCTATTCAACATGGCGTGAATCCATCCACTCTTTTGCATCCATGTGCGGTGCTGCATTCATTGCGAGCTGGGACGCAGGAGAAGACCTGATACGGGCCATGGATGCACGCTGTTATGACGGGAAATTTGCACTGCTGGGAGAGACCCGGCCAGTTGAGCGTATACCGCTGATTGCCGTTATTGTTTTTTTTTCATTATCATTGGCGGTTGTGATTTTTTCAAGGGATATCACCCTGATATAG